One part of the Solanum dulcamara chromosome 8, daSolDulc1.2, whole genome shotgun sequence genome encodes these proteins:
- the LOC129900767 gene encoding protein STABILIZED1-like codes for MVFINLPNHKTLTLEINPSVTSLQTLTLEIYQKFHIPITQQRLYSSCRRLLDFEAPLSDLGISPNSTLTLHVPLLGGMQAPGAPKARLEFLHTRPPPNYVAGLGRGATGFTTRSDIGPARAAPDLPDRSAVGGAPAAGVGRGRGKGAGEEDEEDDAEEKGYDENQKFDEFEGNDVGLFASAEYDEDDKEADAIWESIDQRMDSRRKDRREARLKQEIEKYRASNPKITEQFADLKRKLYTLSSDEWDGIPEIGDYSLRNKKKRFESFVPVPDTLLEKARQEKEHVTALDPRSRIVGGMETPSSQTPVADLTAVGEGRGTVLSVRLDRILDSVTGQTVVDPKGYLTDLKSMKITSDAEISDIKKARLLLKSVTQTNPKHPPGWIAAARLEEVAGKMQVAKQLIKKGCEECPKNEDVWLEACRLASPLEAKSVIAQGVKANPNSVKLWMQASKLEDDTANKSRVLRKGLEHIPDSVRLWKAVVELANEEDARLLLQRAVECCPLHVELWLALAKLETYENAKKVLNKAREKLPKEPAIWITAARLEEADGNTASVGKIIERAIRALQREGLEIDREAWMKEAEGCERAGSLGTCQAIINNTVGVGVEEEDRKRTWVADAEECKKRGSIETAKYIYAHALTVFRTKKSIWLKAAQLEKSHGTRESLDALLRKAVTYIPKAEVLWLMGAKEKWLAGDVPAARAILEEAFAAIPDSEEIWLAAFKLEFENRETERARKLLAKARERGGLERVWMKSVIVERELGNVDEERRLLDEALRRFPSFFKLWLMLGQLEERLGNSNKAKDAFESGIKNCPNCIPLWLSLASLEEKMNGLSKARAVLTMARKRNPQNPELWLAAVRAEARHGYKREADVLMAKALQECPNSGILWAASIEMAPRPQRKTKSSDALKKCDHDPHVIAAVAKLFWQERKVDKARNWFNRAVTLAPDIGDFWALHFKFEQQHGAEEQRSDVLKRCVAAEPKHGEKWQATAKAVENSHEPTESILKKVVATLKKEETLAENNHN; via the coding sequence ATGGTGTTCATCAATCTTCCGAATCACAAAACACTAACCCTTGAAATTAATCCTTCTGTAACTTCTCTTCAAACCCTAACCCTAGAAATCTATCAAAAGTTCCATATCCCAATCACTCAACAGCGACTCTATTCATCCTGCCGGCGTCTCCTGGATTTTGAAGCTCCCTTATCCGATCTAGGGATTTCCCCTAATTCGACTCTAACTCTGCACGTTCCTCTTCTCGGAGGTATGCAAGCTCCCGGGGCACCGAAAGCCCGACTCGAATTCCTTCACACTAGACCGCCCCCGAATTATGTTGCTGGGTTAGGTCGTGGTGCCACGGGTTTCACGACCCGTTCTGATATTGGACCGGCCCGTGCTGCCCCTGACCTCCCTGATCGTTCAGCGGTTGGCGGTGCACCGGCAGCTGGAGTTGGACGTGGCCGTGGAAAGGGTGCAGGggaggaagatgaagaggatGATGCTGAGGAAAAGGGGTATGATGAGAACCAGAAATTCGATGAATTTGAAGGTAATGATGTGGGGTTGTTTGCATCTGCTGAATATGATGAAGATGATAAAGAAGCTGATGCTATTTGGGAATCTATTGATCAGAGGATGGATTCTAGGAGGAAAGATAGGAGAGAAGCCAGGTTAAAGCAAGAAATTGAAAAGTATCGGGCTTCGAATCCGAAAATTACTGAACAGTTTGCTGATTTAAAGAGGAAATTGTATACATTGTCAAGTGATGAGTGGGACGGTATACCTGAAATAGGGGATTATTCGTTGCGAAACAAGAAGAAGAGGTTTGAGAGTTTTGTGCCTGTTCCTGATACCCTTTTGGAGAAGGCTAGGCAGGAGAAAGAGCATGTAACTGCATTGGATCCGAGGAGCAGGATAGTTGGTGGCATGGAGACACCCTCTTCACAGACGCCAGTTGCAGATTTGACTGCGGTGGGTGAAGGGAGAGGAACTGTGTTGTCAGTGAGGTTGgataggattttggactctgtTACTGGGCAAACTGTTGTGGATCCTAAGGGGTACTTGACTGATTTGAAGAGTATGAAGATTACTAGCGATGCTGAGATTTCCGATATAAAGAAGGCTCGATTGTTGCTTAAGTCGGTTACTCAGACGAATCCAAAGCATCCTCCTGGTTGGATAGCAGCTGCTAGATTGGAGGAGGTTGCAGGGAAGATGCAGGTAGCAAAACAGTTGATAAAGAAAGGTTGTGAGGAGTGTCCTAAGAATGAGGATGTCTGGTTGGAGGCGTGCCGTTTGGCGAGCCCCCTTGAGGCTAAGTCAGTGATTGCTCAAGGTGTTAAAGCAAATCCTAATTCAGTCAAGTTGTGGATGCAGGCTTCAAAGTTGGAGGATGATACGGCAAACAAGAGCCGTGTGTTGAGGAAAGGTCTAGAGCATATCCCCGATTCAGTGAGGTTGTGGAAAGCTGTTGTGGAGTTGGCCAATGAAGAAGATGCTAGACTTTTGCTTCAGAGGGCTGTGGAATGCTGTCCATTGCATGTGGAGCTGTGGCTTGCTCTTGCTAAGTTGGAAACTTATGAAAATGCTAAGAAGGTACTTAACAAGGCTAGAGAAAAGCTGCCTAAAGAGCCTGCCATCTGGATAACTGCAGCTAGGCTTGAAGAAGCCGATGGGAATACTGCCTCAGTTGGGAAAATTATTGAAAGGGCAATCAGGGCTTTGCAGAGAGAAGGTTTGGAGATTGACAGGGAGGCTTGGATGAAGGAGGCTGAAGGATGTGAAAGAGCCGGTTCTCTTGGGACTTGCCAAGCTATAATAAATAACACTGTTGGGGTTGGTGTTGAGGAAGAAGATAGGAAGAGGACCTGGGTTGCTGATGCTGAGGAGTGCAAGAAAAGGGGTTCTATTGAAACAGCAAAATACATTTATGCACATGCTCTTACTGTATTTAGAACTAAGAAAAGCATCTGGCTTAAAGCTGCACAGCTCGAGAAAAGTCATGGCACCAGGGAATCGCTTGATGCACTGCTTCGAAAAGCAGTTACCTATATTCCAAAGGCTGAGGTTCTATGGTTGATGGGTGCCAAGGAGAAGTGGCTTGCTGGTGATGTTCCTGCAGCTCGAGCAATTCTGGAGGAAGCATTTGCGGCAATTCCTGACTCTGAGGAGATATGGCTTGCTGCTTTCAAGCTAGAGTTTGAGAACCGTGAGACAGAGAGGGCAAGGAAACTTCTTGCTAAGGCACGTGAAAGGGGAGGCTTGGAACGGGTCTGGATGAAGTCTGTCATTGTGGAGAGAGAGCTTGGAAATGTGGATGAGGAGAGGAGATTACTGGATGAAGCATTGAGGCGCTTCCCCTCATTTTTCAAACTTTGGTTGATGTTGGGACAGTTGGAAGAAAGACTTGGTAATTCTAACAAGGCAAAGGATGCATTTGAATCTGGCATTAAGAATTGCCCCAATTGTATACCCCTTTGGCTATCCCTTGCTTCTCTAGAGGAGAAGATGAATGGGCTAAGCAAAGCTCGAGCAGTTCTTACCATGGCCAGGAAGAGGAATCCTCAAAACCCTGAGCTATGGCTTGCAGCTGTGCGGGCTGAAGCTAGGCATGGCTACAAAAGGGAAGCTGATGTTCTGATGGCTAAAGCATTGCAGGAGTGCCCCAACAGTGGCATTCTATGGGCTGCTTCAATTGAGATGGCTCCTCGGCCTCAAAGAAAAACCAAGAGCTCTGACGCTTTAAAGAAGTGTGATCATGATCCTCATGTTATTGCTGCTGTGGCTAAGCTGTTTTGGCAGGAGAGGAAAGTAGACAAAGCAAGAAATTGGTTCAACAGGGCAGTGACCCTTGCACCAGATATTGGTGATTTCTGGGCATTGCATTTCAAATTTGAACAGCAGCATGGAGCAGAAGAGCAGAGGAGCGATGTGCTGAAGAGATGTGTTGCTGCAGAGCCAAAGCATGGTGAAAAATGGCAAGCTACTGCAAAGGCCGTAGAGAACTCTCATGAACCGACTGAAAGCATATTGAAGAAGGTGGTAGCCACACTAAAGAAGGAGGAGACTCTGGCTGAAAATAACCACAACTAA
- the LOC129899019 gene encoding N-acylphosphatidylethanolamine synthase-like, with protein MGGRTMEWAARANHLGGLPRKLVITAVGTFAKAVANLLNTTTVHNGDTLIHLIRSRPAGVPLLTVSNHMSTLDDPVMWAFKGFPICDAKLARWVLAAEDICFKNTVLSYFFRIGKCIPITRGGGIYQEHMNEALDRLTDGAWLHTFPERKVCQEDAPIRRLKWGTASLIARAPVTPIVLPIIHHGFDIIAVHTLK; from the exons ATGGGTGGCCGGACTATGGAATGGGCGGCGAGAGCAAACCACCTGGGTGGTCTACCGCGGAAATTGGTGATCACGGCGGTAGGTACCTTCGCTAAGGCGGTGGCAAATCTACTGAACACCACCACCGTGCACAACGGCGACACCCTCATCCACCTAATTCGATCCCGACCTGCCGGCGTTCCTCTCCTCACCGTCAGCAATCATATGTCCAC GTTGGATGACCCAGTTATGTGGGCATTCAAAGGTTTTCCAATTTGTGATGCAAAGCTGGCTCGATGGGTACTAGCAGCTGAAGACATATGCTTTAAAAATACAGTATTGTCATACTTTTTCCGGATCG GGAAATGTATACCAATAACAAGAGGGGGCGGAATATATCAAGAACATATGAATGAAGCTCTTGATCGTTTGACTGACGGAGCCTGG CTGCATACATTTCCAGAAAGGAAGGTCTGTCAAGAAGATGCTCCTATAAGACGATTGAAATGGGGAACTGCCAGTCTCATTGCTCGTGCCCCCGTGACTCCAATTGTCTTGCCAATTATCCATCATGGTTTTGACATAATAGCTGTCCATACACTGAAATGA
- the LOC129899020 gene encoding uncharacterized protein LOC129899020 — MPENYAFGRRPPVPLWNQEIKIVVGEPMEFNLPELRKMALSDSRDSSSSSGRWPRIAALGKDAELLDRDFIQKMCENPERIRILVPPIATPSGLVEALGLGLGRKVLCPVPLVIGLDEPPVVPKFLEDLSKRGWIPVRLDAYETRWAGAKCAVDVVRKSEEECGFDAIVFTSTGEVEGLLKSLKEFDLD, encoded by the coding sequence ATGCCTGAGAACTATGCTTTTGGGAGAAGACCTCCAGTTCCGCTATGGAACCAGGAGATAAAAATAGTTGTAGGTGAACCAATGGAATTCAACCTTCCTGAACTGCGAAAGATGGCTCTATCTGACTCTCGGGATTCATCATCTTCCAGTGGGCGGTGGCCAAGAATTGCAGCTTTGGGTAAGGATGCTGAGCTCCTGGATCGagattttattcaaaaaatgtGTGAAAACCCAGAAAGAATTCGAATTTTGGTTCCTCCAATTGCAACCCCATCTGGGCTAGTTGAGGCACTAGGATTAGGCCTAGGGAGAAAAGTGTTATGCCCAGTTCCATTAGTGATTGGGTTGGATGAACCACCTGTTGTGCCGAAATTCCTTGAGGATTTATCCAAAAGGGGGTGGATTCCAGTGAGATTAGATGCATACGAGACGCGATGGGCTGGGGCGAAATGCGCGGTGGATGTGGTGAGAAAGAGTGAAGAGGAGTGTGGATTTGATGCAATTGTGTTTACTAGTACTGGAGAAGTGGAGGGTTTGTTGAAGAGCTTGAAggaatttgatttggattga
- the LOC129900144 gene encoding kinesin-like protein KIN-14E produces the protein MHTTKIGVEGFLKAMQKQIHSAGKRGFFLKKSVGPQVREKITFEDMLCFQRESIPTSILKINGDLISMAVKLFQSILKYMGIDSYDRVAPISLDERIELVGKLFKQAVKRSELRDEMFAQISKQTRNNPERHSLIKAWELMYLCASCMPPSKEIGGYLSEYIHTVAHGTNTDSEVQVFAINTLNALKCSIKAGPRHTIPGREEIEAQLTGKKLTTIVFFLDETFEEITYDMATTVADAIEEVAGIIKLSAHASFSLFECRKVVTGSKSPDLGNEEYIGLDENKYIGDLLADFKASKDRSKGEILHCKLIFKKKMFRELDEAVTEPMFVQLSYVQLQHDYIMGNYPVGKEDAAQMSALQILVDIGYVDGPESCTDWTSLLERFLPRQIAMTRAKREWELDILSRYKVMENLTKDDAKQQFLQILRTLPYGNSVFLAVRKIDDPIGLLPGKIILGINKRGVHFFRPVPKEYLHSAELRDIMQFGSSNTAVFFKMRVAGVLHIFQFETKQGEEICVALQTHIDDVMLRRYSKARSSANGSVNGDVPNNLKTANTDINERRIQDLSRALEESQKKVNDLLEDLHERQKQESEMQEELDNLKDNLSSEKQNLAAAAYDCDKFRSLCDDKDAELQAALTEKRNLEMRLSKLSSQGLEKNITKELVEANNQVLQKIQEELKARTMDLRTAEETKRRLLSEKASLEEKVIGLEKKKSNEMENLQKEFERECKGLRLQVSELQRKLEEAKHDLIGAQSGVEAKDKELEMLQNNLKELEELREMKEVNILY, from the exons ATGCACACAACAAAGATTGGA GTTGAGGGTTTTTTGAAGGCTATGCAAAAGCAGATCCACTCTGCCGGCAAACGTGGGTTCTTCCTGAAAAAATCTGTTGGGCCACAAGTTCGAGAAAAAATTACATTTGAGGATATGCTGTGTTTCCAAAGG GAATCCATTCCAAcatcaattttgaaaataaatggtGATCTCATTAGCATGGCAGTTAAGTTATTTCAGTCCATTCTGAagtatatgggtattgattccTATGATAGAGTGGCTCCAATCAGCTTGGATGAGCGGATTGAGCTTGTTGGCAAGCTATTTAAGCAGGCCGTGAAGCGGTCTGAGCTTCGGGATGAAATGTTTGCACAAATTTCAAAACAAACAAGGAATAATCCGGAGCG GCATTCTTTGATTAAAGCATGGGAGCTAATGTACTTGTGCGCATCTTGCATGCCTCCGAGCAAGGAAATTGGTGGGTACTTGTCAGAATATATTCATACTGTAGCACATGGAACTAATACTGATTCCGAGGTTCAAGTTTTTGCTATAAATACTCTAAATGCACTGAAATGTTCTATTAAGGCTGGGCCTAGGCACACGATACCTGGTCGTGAGGAGATTGAAGCTCAGTTAACTGGTAAAAAGCTTACTACAATAGTGTTTTTCTTGGATGAAACCTTTGAGGAAATTACATATGACATGGCCACCACTGTTGCTGATGCTATTGAG GAGGTTGCAGGGATAATCAAATTGTCTGCTCATGCTAGCTTCAGTTTGTTCGAGTGCCGTAAGGTTGTTACTGGTTCTAAATCTCCAGACCTTGGGAATG AGGAGTATATTGGTTTGGATGAAAATAAGTATATTGGAGATCTTCTGGCGGACTTTAAGGCATCGAAAGATAGAAGTAAAGGGGAGATTTTGCATTGTAAGttgattttcaagaaaaagaTGTTTCGAGAGTTAGATGAAGCTGTTACAGAGCCAATGTTCGTGCAACTATCGTATGTTCAA TTGCAACATGATTACATAATGGGCAATTATCCTGTTGGCAAGGAAGATGCTGCACAGATGTCTGCTTTGCAGATTCTGGTTGACATTGGATATGTGGATGGCCCTGAATCTTGCAC TGACTGGACATCACTGCTGGAGCGATTTCTACCCAGACAAATTGCAATGACACGGGCAAAGAGGGAATGGGAATTGGATATCCTTTCTCGTTACAAAGTGATG GAAAATCTGACAAAAGATGATGCCAAACAACAATTTTTGCAGATCCTGAGGACGCTTCCTTATGGGAATTCAGTTTTCTTGGCTGTTCGAAAGATTGATGATCCTATTGGACTTTTGCCTGGGAAAATCATTTTGGGCATTAATAAGCGTGGG GTTCATTTTTTCCGTCCAGTTCCAAAGGAATATTTGCATTCAGCTGAGCTTAGGGACATAATGCAATTTGGTAGCAGCAACACTGCTGTGTTCTTTAAGATGAGAGTTGCTGGTGTCTTGCACATATTTCAGTTTGAAACGAAACAG GGAGAAGAAATTTGTGTTGCTCTGCAAACACATATTGATGATGTGATGTTACGCCGCTACTCTAAAGCCCGCTCTTCTGCTAACGGTTCTGTTAACGGAGATGTTCCAAATAATCTCAAAACTGCAAACACTGATATTAATGAAAGACGCATTCAGGATTTGTCTAGAGCCCTTGAAGAATCTCAGAAGAAAGTGAATGAT TTGCTGGAAGATTTACATGAAAGGCAAAAACAAGAATCAGAGATGCAAGAAGAATTGGACAACTTAAAAGATAACTTGAGTTCCGAGAAGCAAAATTTAGCAGCGGCTGCTTATGATTGTGATAAATTCAGATCTTTATGCGATGATAAAGATGCAGAGCTTCAG GCTGCCCTAACGGAGAAGCGAAACTTGGAAATGCGGCTTTCAAAGTTAAGTTCTCAAGgtttggagaaaaatattacGAAAGAGTTGGTTGAAGCAAATAACCAG GTCTTACAGAAGATCCAAGAAGAGTTGAAAGCTCGTACTATGGATTTGCGTACTGCAGAAGAAACAAAGAGGAGGCTTTTGAGTGAAAAAGCATCACTTGAGGAAAAAGTTATAGGACTAGAGAAGAAGAAATCAAATGAG ATGGAAAATCTCcagaaagaatttgaaagagAATGTAAGGGGCTGAGGCTCCAAGTCTCTGAACTTCAAAGGAAACTAGAAGAGGCCAAACATGACTTGATTGGTGCACAGTCAGGTGTTGAAGCTAAAGACAAGGAGCTAGAAATGTTACAGAATAATTTGAAGGAGCTTGAGGAGCTGAGAGAAATGAAAGAGGTGAACATCTTGTACTGA
- the LOC129899522 gene encoding uncharacterized protein LOC129899522 translates to MTTTSDTKLSMKLLIDTKAGKVLFAEAEKDCVDFLFHILSLPVGTVINLLKEKGMNGCLPNLYESVENLKDTYIQPNQCKDILLKPKSSVGISSAPFLLLNGDVPTHEKTFYGCHRISSHLTVSDDPTAICTSCQNRMSTELVYVAPPVAASGAVKATGGFVKDVVTYMVADDLVVKPMSTISCIALLNKFNIRDLGVLKEEIVSFGMEEAVELLKASFESETVLTSVFMSRVKSEK, encoded by the exons ATGACGACTACATCTGATACCAAATTGAGCATGAAGCTTTTGATTGACACCAAAGCTGGCAAAGTCCTATTTGCTGAGGCTGAAAAGGATTGTGTTGATTTTCTCTTTCACATTCTTTCATTGCCTGTGGGAACTGTTATCAATCTTCTTAAGGAGAAAGGAATGAACGGATGTTTGCCTAACCTGTACGAAAGCGTAGAAAATCTGAAGGACACCTATATTCAACCGAACCAATGCAAGGATATCCTTTTAAAACCCAAGTCTTCAGTTGGGATCTCTTCAGCTCCTTTTCTTTTGCTTAATGGCGATGTTCCGACACATGAGAAGACTTTTTATGGCTGTCACCGCATTAGTTCCCACTTAACTGTTTCTGATGACCCTACTGCTATCTGTACAAGCTGTCAAAATCGTATGTCAACAGAGCTAGTTTATGTTGCTCCGCCGGTAGCAGCGAGTGGAGCTGTGAAAGCAACCGGGGGTTTTGTGAAGGATGTGGTGACATACATGGTGGCAGATGACTTGGTGGTTAAGCCCATGTCCACCATTTCTTGCATTGCCCTTCTCAACAAGTTTAATATCAGGGATTTAGGTGTGCTAAAGGAGGAAATAGTAAGTTTCGGAATGGAAGAG GCGGTGGAGTTGCTGAAGGCATCTTTCGAGTCGGAAACAGTTCTGACCAGTGTTTTCATGAGCCGCGTCAAATCGGAGAAATAG
- the LOC129901168 gene encoding myb-related protein 306-like — MGRPPCCEKTGVKKGPWTPEEDIILVSYIQEHGPGNWRNIPTNTGLLRCSKSCRLRWTNYLRPGIKRGNFTEHEEKMIIHLQALLGNRWAAIASYLPQRTDNDIKNYWNTHLKKKLNNNKKVEGHDDNHDENNHQEGNSASSSSSQSKISKGQWERRLQTDIHTAKQALCDALSLDIIPNNNNNIPPPHDQEQQPASVQTSTTYASSAENIAKLLQNWMKNSPKSTSSSSSKITQMSSLNNNLSIGAVSSSSPSEGTVNVTTGQGLDSLFSFNSSNNSDVSQSVSVDEGGNFSTPENNNAGIFQVESKPNLPDFKPENGNIQEESKQNLETQVPLTMLEKWLLDDANAQAEQEDQLMGIGMGMALAETSDLF; from the exons ATGGGAAGGCCACCTTGTTGTGAAAAAACTGGGGTGAAGAAAGGGCCATGGACACCAGAAGAAGATATCATTTTGGTTTCATACATTCAAGAACATGGTCCTGGAAACTGGAGAAATATTCCAACTAATACtg GTTTGCTAAGATGCAGTAAAAGTTGTAGGCTCCGATGGACTAATTATCTTCGGCCGGGAATCAAACGTGGAAACTTCACTGAACATGAAGAAAAAATGATTATCCACCTTCAAGCTCTTCTTGGCAATCG ATGGGCAGCTATAGCTTCATACCTTCCGCAAAGGACAGACAATGATATCAAAAATTACTGGAACACTCATTTGAAAAAGAAgcttaataataataagaaggtTGAAGGCCATGATGATAATCATGACGAAAACAATCACCAAGAGGGAAATtcagcatcatcatcatcatctcaatcaaaaatctcaaaaggaCAATGGGAAAGGAGGCTTCAAACAGACATTCACACTGCTAAACAAGCTCTGTGTGATGCTTTATCACTTGACATTAttccaaataataataataatattccCCCTCCTCATGATCAGGaacaacaaccagcatcagTTCAAACATCTACTACCTATGCTTCAAGTGCTGAAAACATTGCTAAGTTGCTTCAAAATTGGATGAAAAATTCACCCAAATCGACCTCGTCAAGTAGTTCGAAAATTACTCAAATGTCTTCCTTGAACAACAATTTATCAATCGGTGCGGTTTCAAGTTCTAGCCCCAGCGAAGGGACCGTAAATGTTACAACCGGACAAGGTTTGGACTCGCTCTTTAGCTTTAATTCATCTAATAATTCGGATGTTTCACAATCCGTTTCGGTCGATGAGGGTGGTAATTTCAGTACACCTGAGAATAATAATGCTGGGATTTTCCAAGTTGAAAGCAAGCCAAATCTGCCTGATTTCAAGCCAGAAAATGGGAATATTCAAGAGGAGAGTAAGCAAAATTTGGAGACACAAGTCCCTTTAACTATGCTGGAGAAGTGGCTGCTTGATGATGCTAATGCACAAGCTGAACAAGAAGATCAATTAATGGGAATTGGAATGGGAATGGCCTTGGCTGAAACTTCTGATttgttttga